The following is a genomic window from Tursiops truncatus isolate mTurTru1 chromosome 7, mTurTru1.mat.Y, whole genome shotgun sequence.
TCCAGCCTGTGCCCTGGCCTGCCGCCAGGTGAGGGCGCGGGCCAGGGCCGAGGGCGCGCCGCGGCACACGGCCCGCTCCAGCCGGCGGATGTCCTGTAGCTGACGGCGGGCGGTGGCCAGCACGTGGACCGAGAGAAGGGCGGCAGCACCCACGGCGGGCAGCAGGACCCCATAGACTTCGAGGTAGAGGTAGGGGGCTGGGAAGACAGCCTGGGAGCTGCAGTTGGCCCCAGGGGCCCAGTGGTtccagcccagggcaggcaggcTGGCAAAGAGCAGGGGGCCAGCCCAGGTGAGGAGCAGGGCCATCTGGGTGCTCCCGCGGGGCCGCAGAGGCCGCAGCACTGCCATGTAGCGCTCCCCGTGCACCAGCAGGAGGTTGGCaagcagggagaggaaggagaaattggGAGCCAAGTAGAGGAAGAGGCAGGACCAGTAGCCTCGGCGGCTCTGGTTCCATAGGCCTGGCAGCACGGGCAGCGCCAGCCCGGTGAGCAGCCCGGCCAGCAGCAGGCTCAGGAAGAAGCAGCCAGCGGGTGGGCCGCGCAGGCGGTGGTCCCTGGCGATGCCCAGGGCCAGGAACAGGTTGGCAGCGACGATGAGGCTTGCCAGGGCCAGGGAGAGCCCCAGGGCCCCTGCGGGAATGGGGCTGGGCATCTCCCTGGTGCTGTTGGGTGTCATCTTGGGCCTGGGGACGGGGGAGACCTGGAGCAGCAGCGGGCGTGCCTAGATGGAAGATGGGGCAACCGGAGTTAGGGTGGGGCTGCAGGTCACTGTCTGCTCGGCAAGGCTGCACATTAATCCAGAGGTCGCAGACCAACAGACTGTGGGCCATATCCTGTTTGCTGATACACGTTTTCCCCCCAATGAATTGCcaattaaaatttacataaaaattcatattttgggcttaaaaaaaatcaggtccTGCCTGTATGATAGCAACCAGCTGGAGTTGAGTTGTGGCTGCCTTCAGACAGCTCCCACAGTCCCCACCCAGCCCTGTCGGCCCATTTCTGTTATCTGTCTGGTCCTCTCTGGGCAGCTGTGTTGATGCCTCTGTTTAGGCTGAAAAGTGGACCCACCCATCCCCAAAGCATTTTGACCATCCCTGCCTCCACCGGGTGAGGCATCTAACAAATTAGCTGACAGGATAGGATAGGGTCTGGCTGGTGTGTAGTGGTCCTCTGGCCAGCCAACAGTTGATGGCCTCCTTCGGGCTGGGGCCAGAGCCGGGACAAGGGACTCGGGGTGGGTGCTAAATGAAGGAGGGCGGTCCTTGTCTTCAGATGCTCGCAGGCTCGTGGGCACCCGTGCATTAAGAGGTGGTAGGTTGCTAAGGATTCGGGGTGCAGGTAGGGGCAGAAGTCACCCTGAGGCAGGGCTCACTGAGTTAGTGATGAGGCCAGGGCAATGGGTGGCAGCAAGGGGTTGCCCGGTCCCTTGCACCTCCCCTCCATCCGCCTTGTCACCAGTTACACCTCAATGAGCAGCCTCCGGGCAGGACTTCCAGCCCATAAACTTGACGCATCCCTACCTCTCTAGCAACAGGGCCTTTCCTGGGaactggaggaggggaggagttgctgggaggggggagggttggCAGTGAATGTGCAGATGCCGGCGGCAGAGGGCTGAAGCGAgcccagagagggaggaggagccgctgggcagggcctggcctCTCTGTGGCTCTGACCTGTCCCAGTCCTCCCATGCCCTGTCCCCACTGCCACATCATAGGGatgggggacaggggaggggtcCTGGGCCCTGTGGGAACTCCTGCTTCTGTCAACGGGAGCAGCCGCTGGTGCTAGGATTAAAGTCAAGAGG
Proteins encoded in this region:
- the GPBAR1 gene encoding G-protein coupled bile acid receptor 1, producing the protein MTPNSTREMPSPIPAGALGLSLALASLIVAANLFLALGIARDHRLRGPPAGCFFLSLLLAGLLTGLALPVLPGLWNQSRRGYWSCLFLYLAPNFSFLSLLANLLLVHGERYMAVLRPLRPRGSTQMALLLTWAGPLLFASLPALGWNHWAPGANCSSQAVFPAPYLYLEVYGVLLPAVGAAALLSVHVLATARRQLQDIRRLERAVCRGAPSALARALTWRQARAQAGATLLFGLCWGPYVATLLLSVLAYEQRPPLGPGTLLSLISLGSASAAAVPVAMGLGDQRYTAPWRAAAQKWLRVLRGRPQGSPGPSPAYHTSNQSSMDLDLN